From one Phycisphaerae bacterium genomic stretch:
- a CDS encoding sigma-70 family RNA polymerase sigma factor, with product MPEGDLPVDDARSASQASERVTSSDASPGTEVLTAAAEQRLFLRFNYCRARVMRVLTRYRGQRLSGRAARELLHWDSLAQELRTDIVRANTSLVLAMARRSRNNGVELGELVSEGNLALLRCVDKFDASRGFKFSTYACRAILASFSRAGAKAARHRAQFPAPYDPAMERSDYLETRREGIELDCVDELKRILFENSADLSTVERRVLSARFSLDQPAVRAGQRRKTLDQVGDLLGVSKERVRQIQNQAMLKLRAVLEERLLAAS from the coding sequence ATGCCGGAGGGCGATTTGCCGGTCGACGATGCGCGGTCAGCCTCCCAGGCCAGCGAGCGCGTGACGAGTTCCGACGCGTCGCCTGGGACCGAAGTCCTGACCGCCGCCGCGGAGCAGCGGCTGTTCCTGCGGTTCAATTACTGCCGCGCGCGCGTCATGCGGGTGCTCACGCGGTATCGCGGGCAGCGTCTGAGTGGCCGGGCCGCGCGCGAGCTGTTGCACTGGGACAGTCTGGCTCAGGAGCTGCGCACGGATATCGTGCGGGCCAACACGTCCCTGGTGCTCGCGATGGCGCGGCGCTCGCGGAACAACGGCGTCGAGCTCGGCGAGCTGGTGAGCGAGGGCAACCTCGCGCTGCTGCGGTGCGTGGACAAGTTTGACGCGAGCCGCGGCTTCAAGTTCAGCACGTACGCCTGTCGGGCGATCCTGGCAAGCTTCTCGCGCGCCGGCGCCAAGGCCGCGCGTCATCGCGCACAGTTCCCGGCGCCCTACGATCCGGCCATGGAACGGAGCGACTATCTCGAAACCCGGCGTGAAGGCATCGAACTTGACTGCGTGGACGAGTTGAAGCGCATTCTCTTCGAGAACTCCGCCGATCTGAGCACCGTCGAGCGGCGCGTGCTGAGCGCCCGATTCTCGCTCGACCAGCCAGCGGTCAGAGCGGGCCAGCGGCGTAAGACGCTCGACCAGGTTGGCGACCTGCTCGGCGTCAGCAAGGAACGCGTCCGGCAGATCCAGAACCAGGCCATGCTGAAACTGCGCGCGGTGCTGGAGGAGCGCCTGCTTGCGGCATCGTGA